A section of the Mergibacter septicus genome encodes:
- the lpxB gene encoding lipid-A-disaccharide synthase yields MIRTNPIIAIIAGEVSGDILAAGLINALKIRYPDAKFIGVAGPQMVAAGCEKLADMEELAVMGLTEVIKHLPRLLKLRQSLLKQFLALKPDIFIGIDAPDFNLDLEIKLKQNGIKTLHYVSPSVWAWRQKRVHKIAKAVDMLLALLPFEKAFYDRFNVPCRFVGHTMADSLPLKPNRDEACRLLGIDRQQRYLALLPGSRQAEIEFLAEPFLQTVRLLQQKYPKLQVLVPLVNSKRKAQFAQIVAEKATDLNLTLLDGQARQAMIVAEATLLASGTAALECMLCKSPMVVAYRMKSSTYWLAKRLVKTKYISLPNLLADQAIIPEMIQADCQAEKLAEKLSIYLETTPQARLKRHSLLQRFTDLHRLIQQDADHQAAQAVIDLLEHPMQLPDTQKISGEVKNDTL; encoded by the coding sequence ATGATCCGTACTAATCCCATCATTGCTATTATTGCTGGTGAAGTTTCTGGCGATATTCTCGCTGCAGGATTAATCAATGCTTTAAAAATTCGCTATCCAGATGCCAAATTTATTGGTGTTGCAGGACCACAAATGGTTGCTGCAGGTTGTGAAAAACTTGCGGATATGGAAGAATTAGCCGTTATGGGGCTAACTGAAGTGATTAAACATCTACCAAGATTATTAAAATTACGCCAATCTCTGCTTAAACAATTCCTTGCCCTAAAACCCGATATTTTCATTGGTATTGATGCCCCTGACTTTAATTTAGATCTAGAAATTAAATTAAAACAAAACGGAATTAAAACCCTTCACTACGTTAGCCCTTCGGTGTGGGCATGGCGACAAAAAAGAGTACATAAAATAGCTAAAGCAGTAGATATGCTGTTAGCCTTATTACCCTTTGAAAAAGCTTTTTATGATCGGTTTAATGTGCCTTGTCGTTTTGTTGGACATACAATGGCAGATAGCCTGCCATTAAAACCTAATCGTGATGAAGCTTGTCGTTTATTAGGCATCGATCGACAACAACGCTACCTCGCATTACTACCGGGAAGTAGACAAGCAGAAATTGAATTTCTTGCCGAACCTTTTCTACAAACTGTACGCTTATTACAGCAAAAATATCCTAAGTTACAAGTCCTCGTTCCTCTTGTCAACTCTAAACGTAAAGCTCAGTTTGCACAAATTGTGGCAGAAAAAGCAACTGACTTAAACCTAACGCTCTTAGATGGGCAAGCTCGCCAAGCAATGATCGTTGCTGAAGCAACGCTATTAGCTTCAGGCACTGCGGCACTTGAATGTATGCTATGTAAGTCGCCAATGGTAGTGGCTTATCGAATGAAAAGTAGTACTTATTGGCTGGCAAAACGTCTAGTTAAAACTAAATATATTTCATTACCAAACTTACTAGCAGATCAAGCGATTATCCCTGAAATGATCCAAGCGGATTGCCAAGCAGAAAAATTAGCTGAAAAACTTTCAATCTATCTGGAAACAACACCACAAGCCCGCTTAAAACGTCATTCCTTGCTACAACGCTTTACCGATCTACATCGTTTAATTCAGCAAGATGCAGATCATCAAGCGGCTCAAGCGGTTATCGATCTGCTTGAACACCCGATGCAACTTCCAGATACTCAAAAAATATCAGGAGAAGTAAAAAATGACACGCTTTAA
- the rnhB gene encoding ribonuclease HII → MTRFNYPNIDLIAGVDEVGRGPLIGAVVTAAVILDPNTPILGLNDSKKLSDKKRLSLAEEIKAKALAWSLGRAEAEEIDQLNILHATMLAMQRAIDNLKIRPNFVLIDGNRIPPQLTIPAQAVVKGDSLVAEISAASILAKVTRDQEMLILAEQYPEYGFEQHKGYPTKLHLEKLATYGALPQHRKSFAPVRRILANKT, encoded by the coding sequence ATGACACGCTTTAATTATCCGAATATTGACTTAATCGCTGGCGTTGATGAAGTTGGGAGAGGTCCTTTGATTGGAGCTGTTGTTACTGCCGCAGTTATCCTCGATCCTAATACACCGATCCTAGGATTAAATGATTCTAAAAAGCTATCTGATAAGAAACGATTAAGTTTAGCCGAAGAAATTAAAGCAAAAGCTCTCGCTTGGAGTTTAGGGCGAGCCGAAGCAGAAGAGATAGATCAACTTAATATCTTACACGCCACAATGTTAGCCATGCAAAGGGCGATTGATAATCTTAAGATCCGTCCTAATTTTGTCTTAATTGATGGCAATCGAATTCCACCACAACTCACTATCCCTGCTCAAGCGGTGGTAAAAGGCGATAGTTTAGTCGCAGAAATTAGCGCCGCCTCTATTTTAGCAAAAGTTACTCGAGATCAAGAGATGTTAATCTTAGCTGAACAATATCCCGAATACGGATTTGAACAACATAAAGGCTATCCAACTAAACTACATTTAGAAAAATTAGCCACCTATGGTGCTTTACCCCAACATCGTAAAAGTTTTGCACCTGTTCGCCGAATATTAGCGAATAAAACTTAA
- a CDS encoding MOSC domain-containing protein — MPNQVTALNIYPIKSSQAYPLRQSEVSPQGLVFDRTFMLTELDGHFITARKDAELFKFSSIPAWDSLQVIHQDGSQILVKHQEFTTETSCQVWDDQFNALIAPEKINQWFSQKIGRPVQLRWLGENSQRVIEKYPTHPLSFADAYPILLVSLSSLTKLQQHCSPLLDIQQFRGNIIINGDQPFSEENWQKIQIGEVTFLHTKPSTRCILTARDPNTGELDPRLEPFRSLKKLNRNAQGEPVFGINLLPLNSGIIKVGDEINILEYRTIS; from the coding sequence ATGCCAAATCAAGTAACCGCATTAAATATCTACCCAATAAAATCAAGCCAAGCTTATCCTTTGCGACAAAGTGAAGTTTCACCTCAAGGCTTAGTTTTCGATCGTACTTTTATGCTAACCGAGTTGGACGGGCATTTTATTACTGCTCGTAAAGATGCAGAACTATTCAAATTTTCTTCAATTCCCGCTTGGGATAGCCTACAAGTCATTCATCAAGATGGCTCTCAAATTCTTGTCAAACATCAGGAATTTACCACCGAAACAAGCTGTCAAGTATGGGACGATCAATTTAACGCTCTTATTGCACCCGAAAAGATCAACCAGTGGTTTAGCCAAAAAATTGGACGTCCAGTGCAACTTCGTTGGTTAGGAGAGAACAGTCAGAGAGTTATCGAAAAATACCCTACCCACCCTCTATCCTTTGCTGATGCTTATCCGATTTTACTGGTTAGTTTGTCCTCTCTCACCAAACTACAACAACACTGCTCACCTTTGCTAGATATCCAACAATTTCGTGGAAATATTATTATTAATGGAGATCAACCTTTTTCTGAAGAAAACTGGCAAAAAATCCAAATTGGTGAAGTAACTTTTCTACACACTAAGCCTTCAACTCGTTGTATTCTCACCGCAAGAGATCCTAACACAGGGGAACTAGACCCTCGCCTAGAACCATTTCGTAGCTTAAAAAAACTGAATAGAAACGCACAAGGAGAACCCGTTTTTGGGATCAATCTTTTACCACTAAACAGTGGGATTATTAAAGTTGGAGATGAAATTAATATTCTGGAATATCGCACAATATCTTAA
- the rnb gene encoding exoribonuclease II, translating to MFQNNPLLSQLKQQIRDNKPKVEGTVKSTDKAYGFLECDKKSYFLPPPAMKKVMHGDKICALIETVDGKEQAEPESLLEPFLTRFIARVHFNKDNKLQLFVDHPNIKQPISASVSKQCEQKLSDGDWVVATLKNHPLRDQRFFSAKVEQLICRADDQFAPWWVTLARHQQPREPVIGLDDYPFDQSVERQDLTHLHFVTIDSVSTQDMDDALYIEPIYTVEQQQRGWQLWVAIADPTAYIPEDSQIERDARQRCFTNYLPGFNIPMLPRELSDQLCSLMPQQKRPAVVCQLIVNLEGALVNEPSFQLAWIESKAKLAYDDVSDFIEQITGRWQPVDEDTRQQIKALHQFTLARIDWRTKHALIFKDRPDYSFILAENGEVKEIRAEYRRIANRIVEECMIVANICAAQFLAKNAGCGIFNTHSGFDKKFLANAQQFLLDNLADQSNTAQLAERYALDKLTTLAGYCQMQRDLEGEQQHYLELRLRRYLSFAEFKTELAPHFGLGLEGYATWTSPIRKYSDMVNHRLIKAVLHQQPCQPPEASILARLQEARKQNRLVERDIADWLYAIYLAPKVEQNLEYQAEIVDISRGGLRVVLNDNGATVFIPLPTLHSNKEEIAVNSDQLALYIKGERKYQLGQTVKLKLTTVKLETRSIVGELIEG from the coding sequence ATGTTTCAAAATAATCCTTTATTAAGTCAGTTAAAACAACAAATTCGTGATAATAAACCAAAAGTTGAAGGCACGGTAAAAAGCACAGATAAAGCTTATGGCTTTTTAGAATGTGATAAAAAAAGTTATTTTCTTCCTCCACCAGCGATGAAAAAAGTGATGCACGGCGATAAAATTTGTGCATTAATTGAAACGGTGGACGGTAAAGAGCAGGCAGAACCAGAGAGTTTATTGGAGCCGTTTTTAACCCGTTTTATTGCTCGAGTTCATTTTAATAAAGATAATAAACTACAACTTTTTGTCGATCATCCCAATATTAAACAGCCTATTTCTGCTAGTGTATCAAAACAATGCGAACAAAAATTATCTGATGGAGATTGGGTTGTTGCAACTTTAAAAAATCATCCTTTACGAGATCAACGTTTCTTTAGTGCAAAAGTAGAGCAATTAATCTGTCGAGCTGATGATCAATTTGCACCTTGGTGGGTAACGTTAGCACGCCATCAACAACCAAGAGAACCAGTTATAGGACTAGACGACTATCCTTTTGATCAGAGCGTGGAACGTCAAGACCTGACGCATTTACATTTTGTTACCATTGATTCAGTATCTACTCAGGATATGGATGATGCACTCTATATTGAACCGATTTATACGGTAGAACAGCAACAAAGAGGGTGGCAATTATGGGTAGCGATTGCGGATCCAACTGCTTATATTCCAGAAGATAGCCAAATTGAACGTGATGCGAGACAACGTTGTTTTACCAACTATCTGCCAGGCTTTAATATTCCAATGTTGCCACGAGAATTATCGGATCAACTCTGTTCCCTGATGCCACAGCAAAAACGTCCAGCGGTAGTGTGTCAATTAATAGTGAATTTAGAGGGGGCTTTAGTTAATGAACCTAGTTTTCAACTAGCTTGGATTGAATCAAAAGCAAAATTAGCTTATGACGATGTATCGGATTTTATTGAGCAAATAACAGGAAGATGGCAACCAGTAGATGAGGATACTCGACAACAAATTAAAGCATTGCATCAATTTACCCTCGCACGGATTGATTGGCGTACTAAACACGCACTGATATTTAAAGATCGTCCTGATTATAGTTTTATTTTGGCTGAAAATGGTGAGGTTAAAGAGATTCGAGCAGAATATCGCCGCATTGCAAACCGTATTGTTGAAGAATGTATGATTGTCGCTAATATTTGTGCAGCACAATTCTTAGCCAAAAATGCAGGTTGTGGTATTTTCAACACCCACAGTGGGTTTGATAAAAAATTCTTAGCAAATGCACAACAATTTTTATTAGATAACTTAGCCGATCAGTCAAATACGGCACAATTAGCGGAACGTTATGCTTTAGATAAGCTCACAACATTAGCAGGTTACTGCCAAATGCAACGTGATCTGGAAGGGGAGCAACAACATTACTTAGAATTGAGATTACGCCGTTATCTCTCTTTTGCTGAATTTAAAACGGAATTAGCACCGCATTTCGGTTTAGGTTTAGAAGGATATGCGACTTGGACATCACCCATTCGTAAATATAGCGATATGGTTAATCACCGTTTAATTAAAGCCGTATTACACCAGCAACCTTGCCAACCACCTGAAGCTAGTATTCTGGCACGTTTACAAGAAGCACGTAAACAAAATCGTTTAGTTGAACGAGATATTGCCGACTGGCTATATGCAATTTATCTTGCACCTAAAGTTGAACAAAATCTTGAATATCAGGCTGAGATTGTTGATATCTCACGTGGTGGATTAAGAGTAGTTTTAAATGACAATGGTGCCACTGTTTTTATTCCTTTGCCAACTTTACATTCAAATAAAGAAGAAATAGCGGTAAATAGTGATCAATTAGCTTTATATATTAAAGGCGAAAGAAAATATCAACTTGGTCAAACGGTTAAATTAAAATTAACCACAGTCAAATTAGAAACAAGAAGTATTGTGGGAGAATTAATTGAAGGGTAA
- the fabI gene encoding enoyl-ACP reductase FabI — MGFLTNKRILIAGVASNRSIAYGVAQAMRREGAELAFTYQNDKLKSRVEEFAKELGSSIVIPCDVGTDESIEQCFAELNKHWDNFDGFVHAIAFAPGDQLDGDYVNAVNREGFRIAHDISAYSFVAMAKAARPHLNPGAALVTLSYLGAERAIPNYNVMGLAKASLEANTRYMAAAMGKEGVRVNAISAGPIRTLAASGIKNFKKMLSHFEGTAPLRRTVTIEDVGNTAAFLCSDLAAGITGEVLHVDAGFSITAMSELDLA, encoded by the coding sequence ATGGGTTTTTTAACTAACAAGCGTATTTTAATTGCAGGTGTAGCGAGTAATCGTTCAATTGCTTATGGTGTTGCTCAAGCAATGCGTCGTGAGGGGGCTGAATTAGCCTTTACTTATCAAAATGATAAACTAAAAAGTAGAGTAGAAGAATTTGCCAAAGAATTAGGTTCATCAATTGTTATTCCTTGTGATGTAGGAACAGATGAAAGTATTGAACAATGTTTTGCAGAATTAAATAAACATTGGGATAACTTTGATGGTTTTGTTCACGCTATTGCTTTTGCACCGGGGGATCAACTAGATGGTGATTATGTTAATGCGGTTAATCGTGAAGGTTTCCGTATTGCTCACGATATTAGTGCATATAGCTTTGTTGCAATGGCAAAAGCGGCTCGTCCTCATTTAAACCCGGGTGCTGCATTAGTTACACTTTCTTACTTAGGGGCTGAACGTGCAATTCCTAATTATAATGTGATGGGCTTAGCGAAAGCTTCATTAGAAGCAAATACACGTTATATGGCGGCAGCAATGGGGAAAGAGGGCGTGCGAGTTAATGCAATTTCAGCAGGTCCAATTCGTACTTTAGCCGCTTCAGGTATTAAAAACTTTAAGAAAATGCTTAGCCATTTTGAAGGGACTGCCCCATTACGTCGCACCGTTACTATCGAAGATGTAGGTAATACTGCCGCCTTTTTATGTTCAGATTTAGCAGCTGGTATCACAGGTGAAGTGCTACATGTTGATGCAGGTTTTAGTATTACTGCGATGAGTGAATTAGATTTAGCTTAA
- a CDS encoding Nif3-like dinuclear metal center hexameric protein, with protein MLNIELERIINQKLDATNISDYAPNGLQVEGRPQVKKIITGVTASQALIDYAVAQQADALLVHHGYFWKSENPCILGMKGRRIKTLLQNDLNLFAYHLPLDIHPSLGNNAQLAELLGIKELQPLESGKYSIPMKGKLVEPVNAKTFAALISAKLGRACLHCPPFSASGIEETEGLIQHIGICTGGGQGYIDLAASQGCDAFISGEVSEQTVHSAREQGIHFFAAGHHATERYGVKVLGEWLAAEYGFDVEFKDIDNPA; from the coding sequence ATGTTAAATATAGAATTAGAACGCATCATTAACCAAAAATTAGATGCAACTAATATTAGTGATTATGCCCCTAATGGTTTACAGGTTGAAGGACGACCACAAGTTAAGAAAATTATTACTGGTGTTACTGCATCTCAAGCATTGATTGATTATGCAGTGGCTCAACAAGCAGATGCACTTTTAGTCCATCACGGCTATTTTTGGAAAAGTGAAAATCCTTGTATTCTAGGTATGAAAGGGCGGAGAATAAAAACCCTATTACAAAATGATCTTAATCTTTTTGCTTACCACTTACCTTTAGATATCCACCCCTCTTTAGGAAATAATGCACAATTAGCTGAATTATTAGGTATTAAAGAATTACAACCGTTAGAAAGTGGTAAGTACTCCATTCCGATGAAAGGAAAATTGGTCGAACCAGTTAATGCAAAGACTTTTGCAGCATTAATTTCCGCTAAATTAGGGCGAGCTTGTTTACATTGTCCTCCGTTTTCAGCTAGTGGTATTGAAGAGACTGAGGGCTTAATTCAACATATTGGAATTTGCACTGGTGGTGGACAAGGATACATTGATCTAGCTGCAAGTCAGGGATGTGATGCCTTTATTAGCGGTGAGGTATCAGAACAAACTGTTCATTCAGCTCGAGAACAAGGCATACATTTTTTTGCAGCAGGACATCACGCTACCGAACGTTATGGTGTCAAAGTATTAGGCGAGTGGTTAGCCGCAGAATATGGCTTTGATGTTGAGTTTAAAGATATTGATAATCCAGCTTAA
- the mfd gene encoding transcription-repair coupling factor has protein sequence MMNSFFNFPLPTKANDHKVLGNVIADSDTLVIVESAKRYQGLIVVVTADTRTARRLQQNLFQFNLQAQVFPDWETLPYDSFSPHQDIISSRLSALFYLQNRKNGVLILPVSTLMQRLCPPEFLQQNVLLIQKGDRYQLERFRLQLEKAGYRAVEQVLEHGEFAMRGALLDLFPMGSQQPYRLDFFDDEIDTIRLFDVDSQRTTHEITHIELLPAHEFPTDEKSIEFFRTRFREYFGEIRRDPEHIYQQVSKGTLSAGIEYWQPLFFEKMATLFGYLPPEMLFLTYDNINNAAIRFYQDAEQRYHSRKVDPMRPLLPPNELWLKEEQINHHLKAYPRLKLTRETLSNSAKQSNLAVQALPPLTIQAQHKEPLQQLRQFIENQADITKFIFSVETQGRRETLLDLLAPLKIKPKEIKQLIQTEQQDFNLMIGSLEHGFILEANQYHPTIAIICESDLLGERIQQRQRQHQEKQINPDALIRNLAELKIGQPVVHLDHGVGRYNGLTTLETGGMLAEYLVLEYADQAKLYVPVTALHLISRYVGGNEESAPIHKLGSDSWAKTRQKAAEKIRDVAAELLDVYARREARAGFAFQYDKEEFRQFCATFPFEETFDQQMAINAVISDMCQTRPMDRLVCGDVGFGKTEVAMRAAFLAVMNHKQVAVLVPTTLLAQQHYDNFKDRFANLPINVEMLSRFKTTKEQKNILQQVVEGKIDILIGTHKLIQSEVKFHDLGLLIIDEEHRFGVRQKEKIKQLRADIDILTLTATPIPRTLNMAMNGIRDLSIIATPPARRLSIKTFVRQGDDLTIREAILREILRGGQVYYLHNDVATIENCAEKLAELVPEARIIIGHGQMRERELERVMSDFYHQRYNLLVCTTIIETGIDIPSANTIIIERADRFGLAQLHQLRGRVGRSHHQAYAYLLTPPPKLMSKDAQKRLEALGSLDNLGAGFVLATHDLEIRGAGELLGSEQSGQIESIGFSLYMELLENAMAALKAGKEPSLDELMQNQVDIDLRIPALLPEDYLGDVNLRLSFYKRIAGAEDLNALDAIKVELIDRFGNLPVPVKNLLQIAKLRLKIKPLRIQKIEANANGGFIEFSPNADIDPVKFLQLIQTDPQTYRFDGPLKFRFNQQFESYQARLDFITQLLQQLSE, from the coding sequence ATGATGAACAGTTTTTTTAATTTTCCGCTACCAACCAAGGCAAACGATCATAAAGTACTAGGGAATGTAATTGCAGACAGTGATACCTTAGTGATTGTTGAAAGTGCTAAACGCTATCAAGGCTTAATCGTTGTTGTTACTGCAGATACTCGTACCGCACGCCGTTTACAACAAAACTTATTCCAATTTAACCTTCAAGCACAAGTTTTTCCTGACTGGGAAACCTTACCTTATGATAGTTTTTCACCCCATCAAGACATTATTTCATCTCGACTAAGTGCTTTATTTTACTTACAAAATAGGAAAAATGGAGTACTTATTCTACCCGTTTCAACCTTAATGCAACGTCTTTGTCCACCTGAATTTCTCCAACAAAATGTCTTATTAATTCAAAAAGGGGATCGCTATCAACTTGAACGTTTTCGTCTCCAGTTGGAAAAAGCAGGTTATCGTGCAGTGGAACAAGTATTAGAACATGGCGAGTTTGCAATGCGAGGGGCATTACTTGATCTTTTTCCAATGGGTAGCCAACAACCTTATCGGTTAGATTTTTTTGATGATGAAATTGATACTATCCGCCTATTTGATGTTGATAGCCAAAGAACAACGCATGAAATAACACATATTGAACTACTACCAGCTCACGAATTTCCAACAGATGAGAAAAGTATTGAATTTTTCCGCACTCGCTTTCGTGAATACTTTGGAGAAATTCGCCGTGATCCCGAACATATCTATCAACAAGTTAGCAAAGGGACGCTTTCTGCGGGAATTGAATACTGGCAGCCACTATTTTTTGAAAAAATGGCGACTTTATTTGGTTATTTACCACCTGAAATGTTGTTTTTGACCTATGATAATATCAACAATGCTGCTATCCGTTTTTATCAAGATGCTGAACAACGCTATCATAGCCGTAAAGTGGATCCAATGCGTCCGCTATTACCTCCGAATGAATTATGGCTAAAAGAAGAACAGATTAATCACCACTTAAAAGCATATCCACGGCTAAAACTTACTCGGGAAACATTAAGCAATAGTGCCAAACAAAGTAACCTTGCCGTGCAAGCGTTACCCCCATTGACAATTCAAGCTCAACATAAAGAGCCATTACAGCAATTACGCCAATTTATTGAAAATCAAGCTGACATAACAAAATTTATTTTTTCGGTAGAAACTCAAGGACGGCGAGAAACCTTGCTTGATCTCCTCGCACCATTAAAAATAAAACCAAAAGAAATCAAGCAACTTATTCAGACCGAACAGCAAGATTTTAATCTGATGATCGGTAGTTTAGAACACGGTTTTATTCTTGAAGCAAATCAATATCACCCAACCATCGCTATTATTTGTGAAAGTGATCTGCTCGGTGAACGTATTCAACAACGCCAACGTCAACACCAAGAAAAACAGATCAACCCCGATGCTTTAATTCGCAATCTTGCTGAACTAAAAATAGGACAACCCGTTGTTCATTTAGATCACGGTGTAGGACGGTATAATGGTCTCACTACCCTAGAAACAGGCGGAATGCTCGCTGAATATTTAGTGTTAGAATATGCTGATCAGGCAAAACTGTATGTACCTGTTACTGCATTACATTTAATTAGCCGTTATGTAGGTGGAAACGAAGAATCCGCCCCTATTCACAAACTAGGTAGTGATAGCTGGGCAAAAACACGACAAAAAGCCGCTGAAAAAATCCGTGATGTTGCCGCTGAATTACTTGACGTTTATGCACGGCGTGAAGCGAGAGCAGGTTTCGCATTTCAATATGATAAAGAAGAATTTCGTCAATTTTGTGCCACCTTCCCTTTTGAAGAAACCTTTGACCAACAAATGGCGATTAATGCCGTCATCAGTGATATGTGTCAAACTCGCCCAATGGATCGCTTAGTCTGCGGTGATGTGGGTTTTGGGAAAACAGAAGTCGCTATGCGTGCGGCATTTCTTGCGGTAATGAATCATAAACAAGTCGCCGTACTTGTGCCTACCACCTTATTGGCTCAACAACATTACGATAACTTTAAAGATCGTTTTGCTAACTTGCCGATTAATGTTGAAATGCTATCACGCTTTAAAACCACTAAGGAACAAAAAAACATCTTACAGCAAGTTGTTGAAGGCAAAATTGATATTCTGATTGGCACGCACAAACTTATCCAAAGTGAGGTGAAATTCCACGATCTTGGACTCTTAATCATTGATGAAGAACATCGTTTCGGCGTTCGCCAAAAAGAAAAAATCAAACAATTAAGAGCAGATATTGATATTCTGACCTTAACCGCAACACCAATTCCTCGCACCTTAAATATGGCGATGAATGGTATTCGAGATCTGTCAATTATCGCTACCCCACCAGCTCGCCGTTTAAGCATCAAAACTTTTGTACGTCAAGGTGATGATCTCACTATTCGAGAAGCTATTTTGCGTGAAATTTTACGTGGTGGACAAGTATATTATTTACATAATGATGTTGCCACGATTGAAAACTGTGCTGAAAAATTAGCTGAATTAGTCCCTGAAGCACGCATTATCATTGGACACGGTCAAATGCGAGAACGGGAGTTAGAACGTGTTATGAGTGATTTTTATCACCAACGTTACAACCTTTTAGTCTGCACAACTATTATTGAAACAGGTATTGATATACCTAGTGCTAACACAATTATTATTGAACGTGCCGACCGCTTTGGTTTAGCTCAACTCCATCAATTACGAGGACGTGTTGGACGTTCCCATCATCAAGCCTATGCCTATTTACTCACCCCACCACCAAAATTAATGAGTAAAGATGCCCAAAAACGCTTAGAAGCATTAGGCAGTCTTGATAATCTTGGTGCAGGTTTTGTTCTTGCCACTCACGACCTAGAAATTCGTGGTGCTGGGGAATTACTCGGTTCCGAACAAAGTGGACAAATAGAAAGTATCGGCTTTTCTCTATATATGGAACTATTAGAAAATGCAATGGCAGCATTAAAAGCAGGAAAAGAACCATCGCTTGATGAACTGATGCAAAACCAAGTTGACATTGATCTGCGTATCCCAGCATTACTACCAGAAGACTATCTCGGTGATGTTAACCTCCGTTTATCATTCTATAAACGGATTGCTGGTGCAGAAGATTTAAACGCTTTAGATGCGATTAAAGTCGAATTAATCGACCGCTTTGGCAATTTGCCTGTACCTGTTAAAAATCTTCTGCAAATTGCAAAATTACGCTTAAAAATTAAACCATTACGGATCCAAAAAATTGAAGCAAATGCTAACGGTGGCTTTATCGAATTTAGTCCGAATGCTGATATTGATCCAGTTAAATTCTTACAACTGATTCAAACCGATCCACAAACCTACCGCTTTGATGGACCACTGAAATTCCGCTTCAACCAACAATTCGAAAGTTATCAAGCTCGATTAGATTTTATTACACAATTACTGCAACAACTTTCTGAATAA